In Leptolyngbya sp. SIO1E4, one DNA window encodes the following:
- a CDS encoding YdcF family protein: protein MFLFLSKLLPLLVYPVGLASLFLCLTLWWIGRRRKGRATGSAAIALLILLISSNGWVATRLVQSLEWRHLPPDPMPTAEAIVVLGGSTRPADFPRPWVDVAESGDRILHGAQLYKAGKAPRLILSGGRIAWKGGGPPESDDMAQIAIAMGVPEAAILEEPTSLNTHQNAVNVKALLEQENIHQILLVTSAMHMPRSLAIFKHQGIEAIAAPTDFLVSERTIAEITGTRQAILLSLLPDASNLANVTRAMKEYIGLVVYRLRGWL from the coding sequence ATGTTTTTGTTTTTGTCTAAGCTGCTGCCGCTACTGGTTTACCCAGTAGGGCTGGCTTCCCTGTTTTTATGCCTAACTTTGTGGTGGATAGGGCGACGTAGAAAAGGGCGGGCCACGGGTAGCGCTGCGATCGCCCTGCTGATTTTGCTGATCAGCAGTAATGGTTGGGTCGCCACTCGCTTGGTGCAGTCTTTGGAATGGCGTCATTTACCGCCAGACCCCATGCCGACAGCGGAGGCCATTGTGGTGTTAGGGGGCAGCACTCGCCCCGCAGATTTCCCGCGCCCTTGGGTGGATGTGGCAGAGTCTGGCGATCGCATTTTGCACGGTGCTCAACTCTACAAGGCAGGTAAGGCCCCTAGGCTGATCTTGAGTGGCGGGCGCATTGCCTGGAAAGGGGGTGGCCCCCCTGAGTCAGATGATATGGCACAAATTGCGATCGCCATGGGGGTGCCAGAAGCGGCCATTCTTGAGGAACCGACGTCGTTGAACACCCACCAAAACGCGGTGAATGTGAAAGCGCTGCTGGAGCAAGAAAACATTCATCAGATTTTGCTGGTCACCTCAGCCATGCACATGCCGCGATCGCTGGCCATTTTCAAACACCAGGGCATTGAGGCGATCGCTGCCCCCACAGACTTTTTAGTGTCGGAGCGAACCATTGCAGAAATCACAGGCACTCGTCAGGCCATTCTCCTCAGCCTGCTGCCCGACGCCAGCAACCTCGCCAACGTCACCCGCGCCATGAAAGAATACATTGGCCTTGTTGTTTATCGCCTCCGTGGCTGGCTCTGA
- a CDS encoding BCD family MFS transporter: MATRDLPRSPQSTASQAPLPRLNLFTMFRLGLFQMGLGLLSLLTLGILNQVLISELRIPGVLASGAIAMYQFVAPARVWFGQMSDAKPIAGYHRTGYVWVGLGLQAICLLFAIQVVWQLGASAAGEWTAATYGWLGLLAATFAAYGLCISFSGTPFAALLVDVSDEDNRSQLVGIVWAMLMVGIVAGAIAGEQILENVAPGDLQAAITRLFIGFPLSVVVLGILATLGIEKKYSRYRSRSSLAGREDQITLKQALSVLTASKQTGFFFVFLLVMTVSLFLQQPVLEPYAREVFGLSIGESAGLNQFWGYGILAGIGLAGFLIVPRLGKQRTAMLGCLLSSVCFVLIILSGITANPTTLRSAVMLFGLASGILTNSAVSLMLDLTAAETAGTFIGAWGLAQALAQASATVLGGALLDLGRQVFSQTFLAFSLVFACQSVGMVIAFGLLTRINVTAFKVESGKAIATLMELDLD, encoded by the coding sequence ATGGCTACTCGCGATCTGCCCCGTTCTCCTCAAAGCACTGCTTCCCAAGCGCCACTGCCCCGCCTCAATCTGTTCACCATGTTCCGGTTGGGGCTGTTTCAGATGGGGCTGGGGCTGTTATCCTTGCTCACCCTCGGAATTTTGAACCAGGTCTTAATTTCAGAATTGCGGATTCCAGGCGTCCTGGCCTCTGGCGCGATCGCCATGTATCAGTTCGTGGCACCAGCGCGGGTCTGGTTTGGGCAAATGTCTGATGCTAAGCCCATTGCGGGCTATCACCGCACGGGCTATGTCTGGGTGGGGCTCGGCCTGCAAGCGATTTGCTTACTTTTCGCCATTCAGGTGGTGTGGCAATTGGGTGCCAGTGCCGCTGGCGAGTGGACAGCGGCCACCTATGGCTGGTTGGGGCTGCTGGCAGCCACCTTTGCAGCTTATGGACTGTGTATTTCCTTTAGCGGTACGCCTTTTGCGGCCCTGTTAGTGGATGTCTCCGATGAGGATAATCGGTCGCAGCTCGTGGGTATCGTCTGGGCCATGTTAATGGTGGGCATTGTGGCCGGGGCGATCGCCGGTGAGCAGATTCTCGAAAACGTGGCGCCTGGTGATCTGCAGGCTGCGATTACCCGCTTGTTTATCGGTTTTCCCCTCTCGGTGGTGGTGCTGGGTATCTTGGCAACCTTGGGCATCGAGAAAAAATATTCCCGCTATAGGAGCCGCTCGTCTCTGGCTGGCCGCGAAGACCAAATTACCCTGAAGCAAGCCCTGTCCGTGTTGACCGCCTCCAAGCAGACGGGTTTCTTCTTTGTCTTTTTGCTGGTGATGACCGTTAGCCTATTTTTGCAGCAGCCGGTGTTAGAGCCTTACGCCCGCGAGGTCTTTGGCCTCAGCATCGGGGAAAGTGCGGGCCTTAACCAGTTTTGGGGATATGGCATTTTGGCGGGTATTGGCCTGGCCGGGTTTCTGATCGTGCCGCGTTTGGGAAAACAGCGCACGGCCATGCTCGGGTGCCTACTCTCATCGGTCTGCTTCGTGCTGATCATTCTCTCAGGTATCACCGCTAACCCCACCACCTTGCGCAGCGCCGTCATGCTGTTTGGCCTGGCGTCCGGCATTCTGACCAACAGTGCTGTCAGCCTTATGCTAGACCTCACAGCTGCAGAAACCGCAGGCACGTTCATTGGCGCTTGGGGCCTGGCACAAGCCCTCGCCCAGGCCAGCGCAACCGTCCTTGGGGGTGCGCTGCTGGATCTGGGTCGTCAGGTATTTAGCCAAACCTTCTTGGCCTTTTCGTTAGTGTTTGCCTGTCAGTCTGTGGGCATGGTGATTGCCTTTGGGCTGCTGACGCGCATTAATGTCACAGCATTTAAGGTGGAATCAGGGAAAGCGATCGCCACCCTGATGGAACTGGATCTGGACTAA
- a CDS encoding MFS transporter gives MAASSDRLPWRFWIVTLVAFINAVSFTIIIPVLYPYAKQFGLSDFQASLLTTAYAASQFVGTPILGRLSDRMGRKPWLIISLLGTVLANLVASLAAFPGLLFAARILDGVTGGNNSIAQAIISDITHPEQRTKAFGIFGATFRLGFVAGPPLSYLAQSMPPLPGVSPLGMSFIVAAAIALMATLLCAFCLPETHQVCDEFQLSWKDFKLGRVARSVQHPRYGRIFILTFLSGFTFTIFTFAFQPFFLNVLGQTPGRLALTFALFGVIGFMTQVFGLDPLRKQFNVVAILAFMLAARGILFLLIPTFPTIGAFMLITVIFSAVNSFPLPLIDSVLSLRSGAQEQGEVLGINASFLSLSNAIGPATAGLLVSFGYRFPFWVTGVLTLGVAWFALSLRQPVPIQPSGKL, from the coding sequence ATGGCAGCTTCTTCTGACCGATTGCCCTGGCGTTTTTGGATTGTCACCCTGGTCGCGTTTATCAACGCGGTCAGTTTCACGATCATCATTCCGGTGCTATATCCCTATGCCAAGCAGTTTGGCCTCAGCGACTTTCAGGCTAGTTTGCTGACTACTGCCTATGCAGCTTCTCAGTTTGTGGGCACCCCCATTTTGGGGCGTCTCTCAGATCGGATGGGGCGTAAGCCCTGGCTGATTATCAGTCTGCTAGGCACTGTATTGGCAAATCTGGTTGCCAGCCTGGCAGCGTTTCCTGGACTCTTGTTTGCGGCTCGCATTTTGGATGGGGTGACCGGGGGCAATAACTCCATCGCCCAGGCCATCATCAGCGATATCACCCATCCGGAGCAGCGCACCAAAGCCTTTGGGATTTTTGGTGCGACCTTTCGTCTGGGGTTTGTAGCAGGGCCACCGTTGAGTTATCTGGCTCAAAGTATGCCGCCGCTACCTGGTGTCTCGCCCCTGGGCATGAGCTTTATCGTGGCGGCTGCGATCGCCCTGATGGCGACCCTACTCTGCGCCTTCTGCTTGCCTGAAACCCATCAGGTCTGTGACGAATTTCAGCTCTCTTGGAAAGATTTCAAATTAGGGCGTGTGGCTCGTTCTGTGCAACATCCCCGCTATGGTCGAATTTTTATCCTGACCTTTTTAAGCGGGTTCACGTTCACCATTTTCACCTTCGCCTTTCAGCCCTTTTTCTTGAATGTCTTGGGGCAAACGCCGGGGCGGTTAGCGCTCACCTTTGCCCTGTTTGGCGTCATTGGGTTTATGACCCAGGTGTTTGGTCTTGACCCCCTGCGCAAGCAATTTAACGTCGTGGCAATTTTGGCCTTTATGTTGGCAGCACGAGGAATACTTTTTCTGCTGATTCCGACTTTTCCGACCATCGGCGCGTTTATGCTGATCACGGTGATTTTCAGTGCTGTCAACTCATTCCCATTGCCGCTGATCGATTCGGTTTTATCTCTGCGCAGTGGCGCACAAGAGCAAGGGGAAGTTTTGGGTATTAATGCCTCATTCTTGAGTCTGTCGAACGCAATCGGGCCAGCGACAGCAGGGCTACTCGTCAGTTTTGGATATCGTTTTCCCTTTTGGGTAACGGGGGTGCTGACCCTGGGTGTGGCCTGGTTTGCTCTGAGTTTGCGGCAACCAGTGCCCATTCAACCGTCGGGGAAGCTTTAG
- the larB gene encoding nickel pincer cofactor biosynthesis protein LarB — translation MTQPEALQQLLNGVAQGQVSPEAAFDKLRYLEFEPVDDFAKVDHHRSLRTGFPEVIWGPGKTVTQIVQIMEAMRDRTPVVMATRIEPDVAQQLRAALPELMYYEAARICALVPINLTPHHPGTIGILTAGTADLPVAEEAAITAELSGFQVLRLWDVGVAGLHRLLRHQAVLNQADVLIVVAGMEGALPSVVAGFSHCPIIAVPTSVGYGASFGGLAPLLTMLNSCAAGVGVVNIDNGFGAAMLAGQILRTASRIQGMGDRP, via the coding sequence GTGACACAGCCAGAGGCATTGCAGCAGTTATTGAACGGGGTGGCGCAGGGGCAGGTCAGTCCTGAGGCGGCGTTCGATAAGCTCAGATATCTAGAATTTGAACCGGTTGATGACTTTGCCAAGGTGGATCATCACCGATCGCTGCGGACTGGGTTTCCGGAGGTGATTTGGGGGCCAGGTAAGACCGTGACGCAGATTGTGCAAATTATGGAGGCGATGCGCGATCGCACGCCTGTGGTTATGGCAACCCGCATTGAGCCAGATGTGGCTCAGCAGTTGAGAGCTGCACTGCCTGAGTTGATGTACTACGAAGCTGCTCGCATCTGCGCGTTAGTGCCCATTAATTTAACGCCGCACCATCCTGGCACCATTGGCATTCTGACTGCAGGTACCGCTGATTTACCGGTTGCAGAAGAAGCAGCCATAACGGCTGAACTATCGGGTTTTCAGGTATTGCGCTTATGGGATGTGGGGGTTGCAGGGTTACATCGACTCCTGCGGCATCAGGCGGTTCTGAACCAGGCAGACGTCCTGATTGTGGTAGCAGGGATGGAGGGGGCTTTACCCAGCGTGGTGGCGGGCTTTTCCCACTGCCCAATCATCGCAGTACCCACCAGCGTCGGGTATGGGGCCAGTTTTGGTGGGTTGGCTCCGCTATTGACCATGTTGAACTCCTGCGCAGCAGGGGTGGGTGTCGTCAACATTGATAACGGATTTGGGGCGGCGATGTTGGCGGGGCAGATTTTGCGTACGGCTAGTCGCATCCAAGGGATGGGCGATCGCCCTTAA
- a CDS encoding HlyC/CorC family transporter, protein MVSTGLFEILTSVCLAQILSAATPSIKPILGSLWFDLAALILLIVLSALFSGSETAITALDNFKLRSLMQETGDPDRLFSLVLQRRTRFIITLLVGNNLVNNVAAILTSNLFAIWLGSAGLGIAAGVITMLLLVFGEITPKSLAINNVLPFFRLAVRPIYWLSRLLFWLGIIPVLEITTTRILQGLQRGPKQPTESVQDLRLLIEILSGHGQLDLDKRLLLNRALKLDQLTARNLVKSRIDMQTISHQATLSELVALCLKTGYSRIPVQEDSKDQIVGIVHLKRALQELAKLEAIGQTDGSTTLAMSPPFYVPERQPTAILLKQLLQQRVHMAIVVDEYGGTVGLVTLEDILEELVGEIYDESDRPVFQRSNVGVPRIMPRSP, encoded by the coding sequence ATGGTCTCTACGGGTCTTTTTGAAATTCTGACCTCCGTGTGTCTGGCTCAAATATTGTCTGCGGCAACCCCTTCAATCAAACCGATTTTAGGAAGTCTCTGGTTTGATTTGGCGGCATTGATCTTGCTGATTGTGCTGTCTGCCTTATTTTCTGGCTCAGAAACAGCCATCACCGCACTGGATAATTTCAAGTTGCGATCGCTGATGCAAGAAACCGGCGATCCAGATCGCTTGTTTAGCCTGGTCTTACAGCGGCGTACTCGCTTCATCATTACCCTGCTGGTGGGCAATAACTTAGTCAACAACGTGGCTGCCATCCTCACCAGCAATCTGTTTGCCATTTGGTTGGGCAGTGCGGGCTTAGGCATCGCGGCAGGGGTTATCACCATGCTGCTGCTGGTTTTTGGGGAAATCACGCCCAAGTCTCTGGCCATCAACAATGTGCTGCCCTTTTTTAGATTGGCGGTGAGGCCGATCTACTGGCTATCGCGACTGCTCTTCTGGCTGGGCATCATCCCAGTTTTAGAAATCACCACCACCCGAATTTTGCAGGGGCTGCAACGAGGGCCGAAGCAGCCGACCGAATCGGTACAAGACTTGCGGTTACTGATTGAAATCTTGAGTGGCCACGGACAACTAGACCTGGATAAGCGATTGCTGCTCAATCGGGCGCTAAAGCTGGATCAGTTGACGGCTCGCAATCTTGTTAAGTCACGCATTGACATGCAGACGATTTCCCATCAGGCAACCCTCAGCGAACTGGTAGCCCTCTGTCTCAAAACGGGATACTCCCGGATTCCTGTCCAGGAAGACTCTAAGGATCAGATTGTGGGGATTGTTCACCTAAAGCGGGCGTTACAGGAACTGGCCAAACTAGAAGCAATAGGCCAAACTGATGGCTCGACAACGCTGGCAATGAGCCCACCGTTTTACGTTCCAGAGCGTCAACCGACGGCAATTTTGCTGAAGCAGCTCTTACAACAACGGGTGCACATGGCGATTGTGGTGGATGAATATGGTGGCACCGTTGGGCTCGTTACTCTGGAAGACATTTTAGAAGAGCTGGTGGGTGAAATTTACGACGAAAGCGATCGCCCCGTTTTTCAACGCTCTAATGTTGGCGTGCCCAGAATTATGCCTCGATCGCCGTAA
- a CDS encoding glutamate--tRNA ligase, which yields MTVRVRLAPSPTGNLHIGTARTAVFNWLFARHHGGQFILRVEDTDTERSRPEFTENITEGLQWLGLNWDEGPFFQSQRLDLYRQAIQTLLDKGLAYRAYDTPEELDAMRAEQKAKNLAPRYDNRHRHLTEEQQKAFEAEGRQAVIRFKIDDDRTIQWKDLVRGSMNWKGSDLGGDMVIARASSGESIGQPLYNLAVVVDDMDMAITHVIRGEDHIANTAKQILLYEAIGGTVPEFAHAPLILNSSGQKLSKRDGVTSISEFQKMGFTAAGLANYMTLLGWSTPDNEELFTLEKAAQKFSFDRVNKAGAKFDWDKLDWLNSQYLHATSATELVEMLTPYWQDAGYTFDLDADKEWLTALAALVGPSLTRLPDAIELSRFFFPKTMAYSESATKQLHQTGVPELLKATLEKLQAGMQLDSLETGKALVNEIVKAQGVKKGLMMKSMRAALMGDMQGPDLMESWLILHQRSFDQPRIAQALELAQS from the coding sequence ATGACTGTTCGCGTTCGCCTCGCGCCGAGTCCGACGGGGAATCTACACATTGGCACTGCTCGGACGGCTGTCTTTAACTGGCTGTTTGCTCGCCATCATGGGGGCCAGTTCATTCTGCGCGTAGAAGATACCGACACCGAGCGATCTCGCCCTGAATTTACTGAAAACATTACTGAGGGTCTGCAGTGGTTGGGCCTGAATTGGGATGAAGGCCCCTTCTTCCAGTCTCAGCGCCTAGACCTTTATCGCCAGGCCATTCAAACCCTGCTAGACAAGGGGCTGGCTTATCGGGCTTATGACACCCCAGAAGAACTGGATGCCATGCGGGCTGAGCAAAAAGCTAAGAACCTGGCCCCTCGTTACGACAACCGCCATCGCCATCTCACAGAAGAACAGCAAAAGGCATTTGAAGCTGAGGGGCGGCAGGCAGTCATTCGCTTCAAAATTGACGACGATCGCACGATCCAGTGGAAAGATCTGGTGCGTGGCTCCATGAATTGGAAAGGCAGTGATTTAGGGGGCGATATGGTGATTGCTCGTGCTTCCTCAGGAGAGAGCATTGGGCAACCTCTCTACAACTTGGCCGTGGTTGTAGACGATATGGACATGGCTATCACCCATGTCATTCGCGGAGAGGATCACATTGCCAACACTGCTAAGCAAATTCTGTTGTACGAAGCGATCGGGGGCACTGTGCCAGAATTTGCACACGCACCGCTTATTTTGAACTCGTCGGGGCAAAAACTCTCCAAGCGAGACGGCGTGACCTCTATCTCCGAATTCCAGAAGATGGGCTTTACCGCTGCTGGGCTAGCCAATTACATGACTCTCTTAGGGTGGTCAACACCGGATAATGAAGAACTCTTCACCCTAGAAAAAGCGGCGCAAAAGTTTAGCTTTGACCGTGTCAATAAAGCCGGAGCCAAATTCGACTGGGACAAATTAGATTGGCTCAACAGCCAGTATCTACATGCAACCTCAGCGACCGAACTAGTAGAGATGTTGACGCCCTATTGGCAAGACGCTGGTTACACCTTTGACCTTGATGCAGATAAAGAATGGCTGACAGCCCTGGCAGCGTTAGTCGGCCCCAGTTTGACCCGGTTGCCTGACGCGATTGAACTCAGCCGCTTTTTCTTTCCTAAAACGATGGCATATTCTGAATCAGCGACCAAACAACTGCATCAAACTGGGGTTCCAGAGTTGTTGAAAGCTACGTTGGAGAAGCTGCAAGCAGGGATGCAACTGGACTCTTTAGAGACGGGTAAGGCGTTAGTCAACGAAATTGTTAAAGCCCAAGGGGTGAAAAAAGGGCTGATGATGAAATCTATGCGGGCTGCTTTAATGGGAGACATGCAAGGGCCAGATCTGATGGAATCTTGGCTAATCTTGCACCAGCGCAGTTTTGATCAACCTCGTATTGCCCAAGCCTTGGAACTGGCTCAGAGCTGA
- a CDS encoding inositol monophosphatase family protein, whose protein sequence is MQAFWDQVLDFSDTITAEVGVPLLEAFGKTQAEEKSDGSLVTKFDQWSDQHLRTAIQKAFPDQGVLSEETTHVFPDTDWCWIIDPIDGTTNFTRGIPLWAVSLGLLYRGTPVYGYVYIPTLNHRFYGYWAGKSGLAMPQGAFLNGQPIRTRLDGPGQNQFFSLCARSIQVLHQPFPCKVRMLGVASYNLLLVAAGYAIGAVEATPKVWDIAGIWPILQAAGVTWIPLDDQPPFPLTVGTNYRDRPFPTLVTNRADLVDQFRPLVSVILNKDP, encoded by the coding sequence ATGCAAGCATTTTGGGATCAGGTACTCGATTTTTCAGACACGATCACGGCTGAAGTTGGAGTCCCCTTACTGGAGGCTTTTGGTAAAACCCAGGCAGAAGAAAAGAGCGACGGCAGCTTAGTCACCAAGTTTGATCAATGGTCTGACCAGCACCTGAGAACTGCCATCCAAAAGGCATTTCCTGATCAGGGTGTTTTAAGTGAAGAAACCACCCACGTCTTCCCCGATACGGACTGGTGCTGGATCATTGATCCCATTGATGGCACCACCAACTTTACGCGCGGCATTCCCCTCTGGGCAGTGTCTTTAGGGCTCCTCTATCGCGGGACACCCGTCTACGGATATGTCTACATTCCGACGCTGAACCATCGCTTCTATGGATATTGGGCAGGAAAAAGCGGGCTCGCCATGCCCCAGGGTGCATTTTTGAATGGGCAGCCGATTCGCACGCGCCTGGATGGGCCTGGACAAAATCAGTTTTTTAGTCTCTGTGCCCGCAGTATCCAGGTGCTGCATCAGCCCTTTCCCTGCAAGGTGCGGATGCTGGGAGTCGCTTCTTACAACTTACTGCTCGTGGCAGCAGGCTATGCGATCGGAGCGGTAGAAGCAACGCCAAAAGTCTGGGACATCGCTGGAATCTGGCCTATTTTGCAGGCTGCGGGCGTCACCTGGATTCCCCTGGATGACCAGCCTCCATTTCCCCTCACGGTGGGAACCAATTACCGCGATCGCCCCTTTCCGACCCTGGTAACCAACCGGGCTGACTTGGTTGATCAGTTCCGTCCTCTCGTGAGTGTGATCTTAAACAAAGACCCCTAG
- a CDS encoding AAA family ATPase — protein MSSERATTLKQAFRVCNIGALTGADIDRYYVELDDVRSPQAIGTVSQQLDFLDPGEPTAILFTGHRGCGKSTELQKIKRRWQLQYEFIYIKATDELDINDADYKDIYLVIVKYITQALQAWGVSNDPKLVHAFENWFKEITVETEQSREASISVGGKVEVGGGLPSVLNMAVNLLAQIKGSDKHKKLIRENLQQGFSRLQENTNALLKDAFEKLKEKQPNTKGFLFIFDNLDRVPPQVGEHLFLKYANQLRELHCTIIYTVPISVIYSGRNYSNVFGDLNVMPMVNVYQFDREQVELAYDPDGLDKMASLIEQRVDAEKLFEDRAVLLNLVRLSGGHVRQLMQLIRTACLNARGRQISAADVEKAAAKEQNNFEQFIPSNHYPVLAHICRYKGGQLDPEAQAMMQSMLFNITVLEYEQLDDLQSWKYINPLVRRTNAFREALQA, from the coding sequence ATGAGCAGCGAACGAGCAACCACCCTGAAGCAGGCATTCCGAGTTTGCAACATTGGGGCATTGACTGGCGCAGATATTGATCGCTACTACGTTGAACTCGATGATGTCCGTAGCCCACAGGCGATCGGCACGGTCAGTCAGCAGCTAGATTTTCTGGATCCTGGAGAACCCACAGCAATTCTCTTTACAGGGCATCGGGGCTGTGGCAAAAGTACAGAACTGCAAAAAATTAAGCGTCGTTGGCAGCTCCAGTACGAATTCATCTACATCAAAGCCACGGATGAACTGGACATCAATGATGCAGATTACAAAGACATTTACCTCGTCATCGTCAAATATATTACTCAGGCTCTGCAGGCATGGGGCGTGAGCAACGACCCGAAACTCGTCCACGCCTTTGAGAATTGGTTCAAAGAAATCACGGTTGAGACAGAGCAATCGCGAGAGGCTTCGATCAGTGTTGGCGGCAAGGTTGAAGTGGGAGGTGGTCTCCCCTCGGTGCTGAACATGGCGGTGAATCTACTGGCCCAAATTAAGGGGTCAGACAAGCATAAAAAGCTGATTCGAGAGAATCTTCAGCAGGGGTTTTCGCGTCTGCAAGAAAACACAAATGCCCTGCTCAAAGATGCGTTTGAGAAGTTGAAAGAAAAGCAGCCGAATACGAAAGGCTTTCTGTTTATCTTCGATAATCTTGACCGGGTGCCGCCCCAAGTAGGGGAACACCTGTTTCTGAAATATGCTAACCAACTGCGGGAACTCCACTGCACCATTATCTACACGGTGCCCATCTCGGTCATTTACTCCGGTCGCAATTACAGCAATGTTTTTGGTGATCTGAACGTCATGCCAATGGTGAATGTTTACCAATTCGATCGCGAACAGGTGGAGTTGGCCTACGACCCCGATGGTTTGGACAAAATGGCCAGCCTCATAGAGCAACGGGTAGATGCAGAGAAACTATTTGAAGATCGAGCAGTGCTGCTGAATCTGGTCCGGCTCAGCGGGGGGCATGTGCGCCAGCTAATGCAGTTAATCCGTACGGCCTGTTTGAATGCAAGAGGTCGCCAAATTTCAGCCGCAGATGTAGAGAAAGCCGCAGCAAAAGAACAGAACAATTTCGAGCAATTTATCCCTAGCAATCACTATCCAGTCCTGGCCCATATCTGCCGCTACAAAGGTGGACAGTTAGATCCCGAGGCTCAAGCTATGATGCAGTCAATGCTGTTCAATATCACGGTGTTGGAATATGAGCAGCTAGATGATTTGCAATCATGGAAGTATATCAACCCATTGGTGAGGCGAACCAATGCTTTTCGGGAAGCGCTTCAAGCGTAA
- a CDS encoding tetratricopeptide repeat protein — translation MLFGKRFKRKPKSQPTASSQTSQPEQVISPWQAQNQETIDELARFVDFAEGFTIGFIEINFTQDLDELLKVLLHHPDCRTIKFEVFDLSDPTIKHLQDELLQKLENLPPSFSMLVEQKQVIVVKGLENAVGMFGDYPPVLQDLNFVRDALIESVPHPVLFCLPSYSINRVIQFAPDFWSWKSGLFKIKSVQSSEDNASIRGLHATKILGNLNQLERQERIQLLERLAQEFDPLAKNCSKADLRIAAQALTKLGYIHLAFGEFPKAQSALEFAAQIFQQPEWQPETLQDVTLRIRYLNHNGDLEHQVGNVAQAEQCLQMALMLNDNVDPGLKANTCLYLGRLKANQGQVEAAMTFLQESLTINERIGHIQSQAATLHAIANLTADRGKSKEAMALYQEVLAIKERIGDVHNQAVTLSAIAKLKVDQGEVEAAMALFQESLEIEERIGHIHIQAAILREMGVLQAKQGHPDEAISLLREALTTFERTGSGLSKARTLWRLGETLAEAKGDFAAAIPYLEDSLTILKRIGSPDASTVETILHQVRSNDG, via the coding sequence ATGCTTTTCGGGAAGCGCTTCAAGCGTAAGCCAAAGTCACAGCCAACTGCATCGTCTCAGACCAGCCAGCCAGAGCAGGTAATTTCCCCTTGGCAAGCGCAGAACCAAGAAACGATTGACGAGCTAGCCCGCTTTGTAGATTTTGCTGAGGGCTTCACGATTGGGTTTATTGAAATTAACTTCACCCAAGACTTGGATGAGCTTTTGAAAGTTTTGCTGCATCACCCAGACTGCCGGACCATAAAGTTTGAGGTTTTTGACTTATCAGATCCGACTATCAAACATCTGCAGGATGAGCTCCTTCAAAAACTAGAAAACCTGCCGCCCTCATTTTCGATGTTGGTGGAACAAAAGCAGGTGATTGTGGTGAAGGGGCTAGAAAACGCGGTCGGCATGTTTGGGGACTACCCTCCAGTGCTGCAAGACCTGAACTTTGTGCGTGACGCCCTGATAGAGTCTGTCCCACATCCTGTGCTGTTTTGTTTGCCGAGTTATTCTATTAATCGAGTGATTCAGTTTGCCCCTGATTTTTGGAGCTGGAAGTCAGGTCTTTTTAAGATTAAGAGCGTTCAATCTAGCGAAGATAATGCATCCATTCGAGGGCTCCATGCAACAAAGATATTGGGTAACCTCAATCAGCTAGAACGACAAGAACGAATTCAACTGTTAGAACGGCTTGCCCAGGAATTTGACCCCCTAGCCAAGAACTGCAGCAAAGCCGACCTCCGCATTGCCGCCCAAGCCTTGACCAAACTTGGCTATATTCATCTTGCTTTTGGAGAGTTCCCCAAGGCTCAATCTGCTCTAGAATTTGCTGCTCAGATTTTTCAACAACCAGAGTGGCAGCCTGAAACTCTCCAGGATGTAACCCTCCGCATTCGCTATTTAAATCACAACGGAGATTTAGAGCATCAGGTAGGAAATGTTGCTCAAGCCGAGCAGTGTTTACAAATGGCACTTATGCTCAACGACAATGTTGATCCAGGATTGAAAGCTAATACGTGTCTTTATCTAGGGCGTCTCAAAGCAAATCAGGGGCAGGTCGAAGCGGCGATGACCTTCTTGCAGGAATCTTTAACAATCAACGAGCGAATTGGCCACATTCAGAGCCAGGCAGCTACCCTGCACGCAATTGCCAACCTAACAGCTGATCGGGGAAAGAGCAAAGAGGCAATGGCCCTATATCAGGAGGTACTAGCGATCAAAGAGCGGATTGGAGATGTCCATAACCAAGCGGTTACCCTGTCCGCAATCGCCAAGCTAAAAGTTGATCAAGGAGAGGTCGAAGCAGCGATGGCTCTCTTTCAAGAATCGTTAGAGATCGAAGAGCGAATTGGCCATATCCATATCCAAGCGGCTATCCTGCGAGAAATGGGGGTACTACAGGCAAAACAAGGACACCCAGATGAGGCAATTAGCCTACTTCGGGAAGCCCTGACAACTTTTGAGCGGACTGGATCAGGTTTGAGCAAGGCAAGAACTCTATGGCGATTGGGTGAAACCTTAGCTGAGGCAAAAGGCGACTTCGCGGCGGCCATCCCTTACCTGGAAGATTCTCTGACTATCCTGAAACGCATTGGCTCTCCTGATGCAAGCACGGTTGAGACCATTCTTCATCAGGTACGGAGCAATGATGGGTGA